The Urbifossiella limnaea genome has a window encoding:
- a CDS encoding SDR family NAD(P)-dependent oxidoreductase yields the protein MPVGLYDLTGRVALVTGGNKGLGKAMARGFAEAGADVVIASRHEDELRAALDEILAGTNQKGAYFVADMSVRGDADTLAKAALAKFGRVDILVNNAGMNAPQAIDAIDDATWDRVVEVNLSSVMAMTRALVPQMKERRWGRVVHVSSIMGQVSKERRNVYSATKAALIGMAKASALDLGPFGVTVNCVAPGPFLTDMPMSVLSDAEKQAFADRTALGRWGAPRELVGPVLMLCSEAGSYVTGQTLFVDGGYLAR from the coding sequence ATGCCGGTCGGCCTTTACGATCTGACCGGCCGCGTCGCCCTGGTCACCGGCGGCAACAAGGGTCTGGGCAAGGCCATGGCCCGCGGCTTCGCCGAGGCCGGGGCCGACGTCGTCATCGCCAGCCGGCACGAGGACGAACTCCGGGCCGCGCTCGACGAGATTCTCGCCGGCACCAACCAAAAGGGTGCCTACTTCGTCGCTGATATGTCCGTCCGCGGCGACGCCGACACCCTGGCGAAGGCGGCGCTGGCGAAGTTCGGCCGGGTGGACATCCTGGTCAACAACGCCGGGATGAACGCCCCCCAGGCCATCGACGCCATCGACGACGCCACCTGGGACCGCGTCGTCGAGGTGAACCTGTCGTCCGTCATGGCGATGACGCGAGCCCTTGTCCCGCAGATGAAGGAACGGCGTTGGGGCCGCGTGGTTCACGTGTCGAGCATCATGGGGCAGGTGTCGAAGGAGCGGCGGAACGTCTACTCGGCGACGAAGGCGGCGCTGATCGGCATGGCCAAGGCCAGCGCCCTGGACCTGGGGCCGTTCGGCGTGACGGTGAACTGCGTGGCCCCGGGGCCGTTCCTGACCGACATGCCGATGTCGGTGCTGTCGGACGCCGAGAAACAGGCGTTCGCCGACCGCACGGCGCTGGGCCGGTGGGGCGCCCCGCGCGAGTTGGTCGGCCCGGTGCTGATGCTGTGCAGCGAGGCCGGCAGCTACGTCACCGGCCAGACGCTGTTCGTGGACGGGGGCTATTTGGCCCGCTAG
- a CDS encoding outer membrane protein assembly factor BamB family protein, protein MTRTLIGSAFVLALAVTAGAADWPQFKGPGASGVSEETALPTEWSKDKGVKWQAKLPARGVSSPVVAAGKAYVTCSSGKKDDRLHVLCFDAATGKELWHRQLNATGPTACHPMTCMAAPTPAADATGVYALFATGDLAAFDPDGNLRWYRSLVGDYPAITNQVGMAASPVLAKDKLIVPMDNDGDSFLAAVDVKYGKNVWKVDRPRSINWVTPLVRDTGGKTEVLFAGPNGLTAYDADNGGKRWLYKEGGGAIPTGSLIGDTLFLPTGGVSAVKLGPDGVTGEPLMKAKEMASRHGSPLVYKGRVYAVDGNGFIAAADAKTGKTLFKERKKAPFSASPVGGDGKVYCVNEKGVTTVLRAGTDEFDVLADNDLGEEVLGTPAISGGCLFIRTDKTLFCVGR, encoded by the coding sequence GTGACCCGCACCCTCATCGGCTCCGCGTTCGTGCTCGCGCTCGCCGTCACCGCCGGCGCCGCCGACTGGCCGCAGTTCAAAGGCCCCGGCGCGTCCGGCGTGTCGGAGGAAACCGCCCTCCCGACCGAGTGGTCGAAGGACAAGGGCGTGAAGTGGCAGGCCAAGCTGCCGGCGCGCGGCGTGTCGTCGCCGGTGGTCGCCGCCGGCAAGGCCTACGTCACCTGCTCGTCGGGCAAGAAGGACGACCGGCTCCACGTCCTGTGCTTCGACGCGGCCACCGGCAAGGAGCTGTGGCACCGCCAGCTCAACGCCACCGGCCCGACCGCGTGCCACCCGATGACGTGCATGGCCGCCCCCACCCCGGCCGCCGACGCCACCGGCGTGTACGCCCTGTTCGCCACCGGCGACCTGGCCGCGTTCGACCCCGACGGCAACCTGCGGTGGTACCGGTCGCTCGTGGGCGACTACCCGGCGATCACCAACCAGGTCGGCATGGCGGCGTCGCCGGTGCTGGCGAAGGACAAGCTGATCGTGCCGATGGACAACGACGGCGACTCGTTCCTCGCCGCGGTGGACGTGAAGTACGGCAAGAACGTGTGGAAGGTGGACCGGCCGCGGTCGATCAACTGGGTGACGCCGCTGGTCCGCGACACGGGCGGCAAGACGGAGGTGCTGTTCGCCGGCCCGAACGGCCTGACCGCCTACGACGCCGACAACGGCGGCAAGCGCTGGCTCTACAAGGAGGGCGGCGGCGCCATCCCGACCGGGAGCCTGATCGGCGACACGCTGTTCCTGCCGACCGGCGGCGTGAGCGCGGTGAAGCTCGGCCCCGACGGCGTGACGGGCGAGCCGCTGATGAAGGCGAAGGAGATGGCGTCGCGGCACGGCTCGCCACTGGTGTACAAGGGGCGCGTGTACGCGGTGGACGGGAACGGCTTCATCGCCGCGGCCGACGCCAAGACCGGCAAGACGCTGTTCAAGGAGCGGAAGAAGGCGCCGTTCTCGGCGTCGCCGGTGGGCGGCGACGGGAAGGTGTACTGCGTGAACGAGAAGGGCGTGACGACGGTGCTGCGGGCGGGCACCGACGAGTTCGACGTGCTGGCCGACAACGACCTGGGCGAGGAGGTGCTGGGCACGCCGGCGATCAGCGGCGGGTGCCTGTTCATCCGCACCGACAAGACACTGTTCTGCGTCGGGCGGTGA
- a CDS encoding DUF4279 domain-containing protein: MAISELHASHIRKVEVSFCLIGPDLDPEVVTTRLGLTPDQAERRGDERRHQRSGAVLGLFHEGLWALGSLPRVDSKDVNDHFRWVLGRLLPHKEAVLELARGGEVFFNVLWKSTYLYAGTGPLIDAECLAGVAALGGGMGFDIYQVDEPEAERRAVADHGPDTV, translated from the coding sequence GTGGCGATCAGCGAATTGCACGCATCGCACATCCGAAAAGTGGAGGTCTCGTTCTGCCTGATCGGGCCAGACCTCGATCCGGAAGTCGTGACCACCAGGCTCGGGCTAACACCGGACCAAGCCGAACGCCGCGGTGACGAGCGTCGGCACCAGCGCTCGGGTGCGGTCCTCGGATTGTTCCACGAGGGGCTGTGGGCGCTGGGTAGCCTGCCGCGTGTGGACTCGAAAGATGTCAACGACCACTTCCGGTGGGTGCTCGGCCGACTGCTCCCGCACAAGGAGGCGGTCCTGGAGCTCGCCCGCGGTGGGGAGGTGTTCTTTAACGTGCTGTGGAAGTCCACCTACCTCTATGCCGGTACCGGACCGTTGATCGACGCGGAGTGCTTGGCCGGCGTTGCCGCGTTAGGCGGTGGAATGGGTTTCGACATCTACCAGGTAGACGAGCCAGAGGCCGAACGCCGTGCAGTGGCTGACCACGGCCCGGATACCGTGTAG
- a CDS encoding RpnC/YadD family protein: MSKPYDATLNALIDARPDDWAAFLAARLGLPPGPATLLDTDLSVTAQSDKAFRLAGPPPAVIHLEVESSAHAGVPARLLRYNVLLGHPRPGAAEEPVHTVVVLLRREANVADLTSVYTRAGADGVPYLEFRYTVIRLWEESMAGLLAGGPTLAPLALATAESKADLPDAVARFAERLRRPDVPGNVRDELAGYGLVLAGLVHEPDDVVPLLRRMSMTFEGTAGYEWIKRQGLAVGRAEGLAAGKAEEARRILQLVARQKFGASPVADAALGGITDTERLERMALRVLAAADWSDLLATP; this comes from the coding sequence GTGAGCAAGCCCTACGACGCGACGCTGAACGCGCTCATCGACGCCCGGCCGGACGACTGGGCGGCCTTCCTTGCGGCGCGCCTCGGCCTGCCGCCGGGGCCGGCGACGCTCCTGGACACCGACCTGTCAGTGACGGCGCAGTCGGACAAGGCGTTCCGCCTGGCCGGCCCGCCGCCGGCGGTGATTCACCTCGAAGTGGAGTCGAGCGCGCACGCCGGCGTGCCGGCCCGGCTGCTGCGCTATAACGTGCTGCTCGGCCACCCGCGGCCGGGCGCCGCGGAGGAGCCGGTTCACACGGTCGTGGTACTGCTGCGGCGCGAGGCGAACGTGGCCGACCTGACCAGCGTCTACACCCGCGCCGGGGCCGACGGTGTGCCGTACCTGGAGTTCCGCTACACCGTGATCCGGCTGTGGGAGGAGTCGATGGCCGGGCTGCTGGCGGGCGGCCCAACTCTGGCGCCGCTGGCGCTGGCGACCGCCGAGTCGAAGGCCGACCTGCCCGACGCGGTGGCGCGCTTCGCCGAGCGGTTGCGGCGCCCGGACGTACCCGGTAACGTGAGGGATGAGTTGGCCGGCTACGGGCTCGTGCTCGCGGGCTTGGTTCACGAGCCGGACGACGTTGTGCCGCTGCTGCGGAGGATGAGCATGACCTTCGAGGGAACCGCCGGGTACGAATGGATCAAACGGCAAGGCTTGGCGGTCGGCCGGGCCGAGGGCTTGGCTGCGGGCAAGGCCGAGGAGGCCCGGCGGATTCTTCAACTCGTCGCCCGGCAGAAGTTCGGCGCCTCGCCGGTGGCGGACGCGGCGCTCGGCGGGATCACCGATACCGAGCGCCTCGAACGGATGGCGTTGCGCGTCCTCGCGGCCGCCGACTGGTCGGACCTGCTCGCCACGCCCTGA
- a CDS encoding glutamine synthetase III family protein: protein MGTARQKAIDAIANTEYDLNQLDFRTNQLKDLFGVNVFSEEVQKARLPKPVFKALQNTIKKGAQLTDPAVADAVASAMKDWALEHGATHYTHLFQPMTGLTAEKHDSFLSPTGTGSALAEFSGKELVKGEPDASSFPSGGIRATFEARGYTGWDPTSPAYIRENPNGATLVIPTVFVSWTGEALDKKTPLLRSMEALSIQALRILKLFGNTEVKKVFTTVGPEQEYFLIDKNFLYSRPDLLNCGRTVFGAKPPKGQELEDQYFGTIPERVLACMADCEAEMFKLGIPVKTRHNEVAPSQYEIAPIFEDSNLATDHNQLTMDVIRRTAEKYGLACLLHEKPFAGINGSGKHNNWSMSTDTGENLLNPGDNPHDNAQFLVYCVAVIRAVAKYPELLRVSVASAGNDHRLGANEAPPAIISIFLGDQLQDVMDQLERSDLKSTKQGGFMEVGVSILPKLPRDAGDRNRTSPFAFTGNKFEFRAVGSFFSIGGPNVVLNTIVAESLDYIATELEKATKGGKDLNKAIQELLPPILKESKKVVFNGDGYSEEWHKEAEKRGLPNLKSSTDAFPVLIRKDSVELFGKYKVLTERELQSRYFIYAEKYVKEVAIEANMMVMMAKTMILPAALRYQAEVAAAVNATKAAGVDNAAQLEHLKDLTGVLSKFQAATKALDDAAGHHAEGDAYAHAKYMKDSVIPKMAELRTFGDKLETMVADDLWPLPTYREMLFIK, encoded by the coding sequence ATGGGAACCGCTCGCCAGAAGGCCATCGACGCGATCGCCAACACCGAGTACGACCTCAACCAACTCGACTTCCGCACCAACCAGCTGAAGGACCTGTTCGGCGTCAACGTGTTCAGCGAGGAGGTGCAGAAGGCCCGGCTGCCGAAGCCGGTCTTCAAGGCGCTCCAGAACACCATCAAGAAGGGCGCCCAGCTCACCGACCCGGCGGTCGCCGACGCCGTCGCCAGCGCCATGAAGGACTGGGCGCTGGAGCACGGCGCCACCCACTACACCCACCTGTTCCAGCCGATGACCGGCCTCACGGCCGAGAAGCACGACAGCTTCCTCAGCCCGACCGGCACCGGCAGCGCCCTGGCCGAGTTCAGCGGGAAGGAGCTCGTCAAGGGCGAGCCCGACGCCAGCTCGTTCCCGAGCGGCGGCATCCGCGCCACGTTCGAGGCGCGCGGGTACACCGGCTGGGACCCCACCAGCCCGGCGTACATCCGCGAGAACCCGAACGGCGCCACGCTGGTCATCCCGACCGTGTTCGTGTCGTGGACGGGCGAGGCGCTCGACAAGAAGACGCCCCTGCTGCGGTCGATGGAGGCGCTGAGCATCCAGGCGCTGCGCATCCTGAAGCTGTTCGGGAACACCGAGGTCAAGAAGGTGTTCACGACCGTCGGCCCGGAGCAGGAGTACTTCCTGATCGACAAGAACTTCCTGTACTCCCGCCCCGACCTGCTCAACTGCGGCCGCACCGTGTTCGGCGCCAAGCCGCCGAAGGGGCAGGAGCTGGAGGACCAGTACTTCGGCACCATCCCGGAGCGGGTGCTGGCGTGCATGGCCGACTGTGAAGCCGAGATGTTCAAGCTCGGCATCCCGGTCAAGACCCGGCACAACGAGGTGGCCCCGAGCCAGTACGAGATCGCCCCGATCTTCGAGGACTCGAACCTCGCCACCGACCACAACCAGCTGACGATGGACGTGATCCGCCGCACGGCGGAGAAGTACGGGCTGGCGTGCCTGCTCCACGAGAAGCCGTTCGCCGGGATCAACGGCAGCGGCAAGCACAACAACTGGAGCATGTCCACCGACACCGGCGAGAACTTGCTGAACCCCGGCGACAACCCCCACGACAACGCGCAGTTCCTCGTCTACTGCGTCGCCGTGATCCGCGCCGTGGCCAAGTACCCGGAGCTGCTCCGCGTCAGCGTGGCGAGCGCCGGCAACGACCACCGCCTCGGGGCGAACGAGGCCCCGCCGGCGATCATCAGCATCTTCCTGGGCGACCAGCTCCAGGACGTCATGGACCAGCTCGAGCGCTCGGACCTGAAGAGCACGAAGCAGGGCGGGTTCATGGAGGTGGGGGTCAGCATCCTGCCGAAGCTGCCGCGCGACGCCGGCGACCGCAACCGCACCAGCCCGTTCGCGTTCACCGGCAACAAGTTCGAGTTCCGGGCCGTCGGCTCGTTCTTCTCGATCGGCGGGCCGAACGTGGTGCTGAACACGATCGTGGCCGAGTCGCTGGACTACATCGCCACCGAGCTGGAGAAGGCCACGAAGGGCGGCAAGGACCTGAACAAGGCGATCCAGGAGCTGCTGCCGCCGATCCTGAAGGAGAGCAAGAAGGTCGTCTTCAACGGCGACGGGTACTCGGAGGAGTGGCACAAGGAGGCCGAGAAGCGCGGCCTGCCGAACCTCAAGAGCTCGACCGACGCCTTCCCGGTGCTCATCCGCAAGGACTCGGTGGAGCTGTTCGGGAAGTACAAGGTGCTGACCGAGCGGGAGCTGCAGAGCCGGTACTTCATCTACGCCGAGAAGTACGTGAAGGAAGTCGCCATCGAGGCCAACATGATGGTGATGATGGCCAAGACGATGATCCTGCCGGCGGCGCTGCGGTACCAGGCGGAGGTGGCGGCGGCGGTGAACGCGACGAAGGCGGCCGGCGTGGACAACGCCGCTCAGCTGGAGCACCTGAAGGACCTGACGGGGGTGCTGTCGAAGTTCCAGGCGGCGACGAAGGCGCTGGACGACGCGGCCGGCCACCACGCCGAGGGCGACGCCTACGCCCACGCGAAGTACATGAAGGACAGCGTGATCCCGAAGATGGCCGAGCTCCGCACCTTCGGCGACAAGCTGGAGACGATGGTGGCCGACGACCTGTGGCCGCTGCCGACCTACCGCGAGATGCTGTTCATCAAGTGA
- a CDS encoding DUF1810 domain-containing protein has translation MSDPFDLARFVRAQAHDYSAALAEVRAGRKESHWMWYVFPQLAGLGSSPTARKYGVSGRAEAEAYLAHPVLGPRLLEIAAAALAVEGRTAFDVFGTPDDLKLRSFATLFARVAPPGSVFEQLLAKYFDGELDTRTLRLLGEGR, from the coding sequence ATGTCCGACCCGTTCGACCTCGCCCGGTTCGTCCGCGCCCAGGCGCACGACTACTCCGCCGCGCTGGCTGAGGTCCGTGCCGGGCGGAAGGAGTCGCACTGGATGTGGTACGTGTTCCCGCAGTTGGCCGGACTCGGCTCCAGCCCCACGGCCCGGAAGTACGGCGTGTCCGGCCGCGCCGAAGCCGAGGCGTACCTCGCCCACCCTGTTCTCGGCCCGCGGCTGCTGGAGATCGCCGCCGCCGCGCTCGCCGTCGAGGGGCGCACGGCGTTCGACGTGTTCGGTACGCCGGACGACCTGAAGCTGCGGTCGTTCGCCACGCTGTTCGCGCGGGTGGCGCCGCCGGGGTCGGTGTTCGAGCAGCTGCTGGCGAAGTATTTCGACGGCGAGCTCGACACGCGCACCCTGCGGCTGCTCGGGGAAGGGCGGTAG
- a CDS encoding peptidylprolyl isomerase has product MVRVALLGVVLAAGAAVAQPPPAATVATVNGEKVTLEQVDTFIRARFPGAPLTASQLKALRTEVTNDLVDDLLVRQFLRANGPKVDPAEVDRQLGAFADSLKAKGQTLAGYARQTGQTEAALRDTWADLIAMQAYVRQHVPPTELQKYFETNREHFDGVEVQAAHIVLRPQGSPVERARTRERLEAIRAEIAAGRLDFAAAARKHSQCPSAARGGDLGPVPRKGGLQDEAFARAAFALKVGELSPVVETPVGFHLIRVSARTPGTPAAFDRCVEDVRDAYADDFRAGLLPRLRREGQVTITVP; this is encoded by the coding sequence ATGGTTCGCGTCGCACTGCTCGGGGTCGTCCTCGCCGCGGGGGCCGCGGTCGCGCAACCGCCGCCTGCGGCCACCGTCGCCACCGTCAACGGCGAGAAGGTCACGCTCGAACAGGTGGACACGTTCATCCGCGCCCGCTTCCCCGGGGCGCCGCTCACCGCGTCGCAGCTCAAGGCGCTCCGCACCGAAGTCACCAACGACCTCGTGGACGACCTCCTCGTCCGCCAGTTCCTCCGCGCCAACGGCCCGAAGGTCGATCCCGCCGAGGTGGACCGTCAGCTCGGCGCGTTCGCCGACAGCCTCAAGGCGAAGGGCCAAACGCTCGCCGGCTACGCCCGCCAGACCGGCCAGACCGAAGCCGCCCTCCGCGACACCTGGGCCGACCTGATCGCCATGCAGGCCTACGTCCGCCAGCACGTCCCGCCGACGGAGTTGCAGAAGTACTTCGAGACGAACCGCGAGCACTTCGACGGCGTGGAGGTGCAGGCGGCGCACATCGTGCTGCGGCCGCAGGGGTCGCCGGTGGAGCGGGCGCGGACCCGCGAGCGGCTCGAAGCGATTCGCGCCGAGATCGCGGCCGGCCGGCTCGACTTCGCGGCGGCAGCGCGGAAGCACTCGCAGTGCCCCAGCGCCGCCCGCGGCGGCGACCTGGGGCCGGTGCCGCGCAAGGGCGGCCTCCAGGACGAGGCGTTCGCCAGGGCGGCGTTCGCGCTCAAGGTGGGCGAGCTGAGCCCGGTCGTCGAGACGCCGGTGGGCTTCCACCTGATCCGCGTGTCGGCGCGCACGCCGGGCACCCCGGCGGCGTTCGACCGGTGCGTCGAGGACGTGCGCGACGCCTACGCCGACGACTTCCGCGCCGGCCTGCTGCCGCGGTTGCGGCGCGAGGGGCAGGTGACGATCACCGTCCCGTGA
- a CDS encoding ParA family protein — protein MRRIAVINQKGGVGKTTTTVNLAAALAAAGKRVCVLDLDPQAHASTHLGFEPDGKAPSLYDVLVANTPLSAVRREVEPNLTLCPSDINLAAAEVELAGVVGREVLLREALAADGAAFDYLLMDCGPSLGVLTLNALAAADEVFIPLQPHFFALHGLSKLLETTALVARRINPAVKVSGVVICLYDAATKLAQEVVGDLAAFLDQSRAANVPWAAAKVFDTKVRRNVKLAECPSHGKSIFAYAPRSPGAADYAALANEVLGVAPPVVLGPLKVTDPVEARMAGAAVA, from the coding sequence ATGCGACGGATCGCCGTCATCAACCAGAAGGGCGGCGTCGGCAAGACGACGACCACCGTGAACCTCGCCGCCGCGCTCGCGGCCGCCGGCAAGCGGGTGTGCGTCCTCGACCTGGACCCGCAGGCCCACGCCAGTACGCACCTCGGGTTCGAGCCCGACGGCAAGGCGCCGTCGTTGTACGACGTGCTGGTCGCCAACACGCCGCTGTCGGCGGTGCGTCGGGAGGTCGAGCCGAATTTGACCCTGTGCCCGTCGGACATCAACCTGGCGGCGGCGGAGGTGGAGTTGGCCGGCGTCGTCGGCCGCGAGGTGCTGCTGCGCGAGGCGCTGGCCGCGGACGGCGCCGCCTTCGACTACCTGCTGATGGACTGCGGCCCGTCGCTCGGCGTGCTGACGCTCAACGCCCTGGCCGCGGCCGACGAGGTGTTCATCCCCCTGCAGCCGCACTTCTTCGCCCTGCACGGCCTGAGCAAGCTCCTCGAAACGACCGCGCTCGTCGCCCGCCGCATCAACCCCGCCGTGAAGGTGAGCGGCGTCGTCATCTGCCTGTACGACGCGGCGACGAAGCTGGCGCAGGAGGTGGTGGGCGACCTGGCGGCGTTCCTCGACCAGAGCCGCGCCGCGAACGTGCCGTGGGCGGCGGCCAAGGTGTTCGACACGAAGGTGCGGCGGAACGTGAAGCTGGCCGAGTGCCCGAGCCACGGCAAGTCGATCTTCGCCTACGCGCCGCGGAGCCCGGGCGCCGCCGACTACGCGGCTCTGGCGAACGAGGTGCTGGGCGTGGCGCCGCCGGTAGTGCTGGGGCCGCTGAAGGTGACCGACCCGGTCGAGGCGCGGATGGCGGGGGCGGCGGTGGCGTGA